A region of Cardinium endosymbiont of Sogatella furcifera DNA encodes the following proteins:
- a CDS encoding peptidylprolyl isomerase → MLKKIIPVLSKCSKSLMAVFCLLVCIWSPATKAADTLLLDKVIATVNQELILHSDLEAACKQLESQGKVVDASVKLGLLRELVLNKIFLSKAALYDVKAPKAHIQTKCDVELASLIQEAGSEAKLVQASHQSIKAIKKGLKERCKAEWLASWVYQHLTQQVVVTPAEVEAYFNALPSHSRPYYPSSVEVRQLVVYPKVDAARREAVKNKLLDFKQLILTGKATFSDLAKAHSDDPYSAAKGGEIGWVPLGVLAPAYEVAALSLKCGEISDPIASEFGLHLIELIARKKDQYNTRHILQMLKPTEEEIKLAEVELHKIRSKIIAGTLTFEAAVAQYSEDKETVAQGGLITTTHQGSGLLPGLLTPVESLYHAVYFVIDGLEVGGVSKPQYIKNPDKYAWRLLYLKQRVAPHPMNLQQDYEKIHHDLLQQKKKESVYKWLQTAKSEFVISFAPEYQEVEQLLG, encoded by the coding sequence ATGCTAAAAAAAATCATACCTGTCTTATCCAAATGCAGTAAAAGCCTTATGGCTGTTTTTTGCTTACTCGTTTGCATTTGGTCACCTGCAACTAAGGCGGCTGATACATTATTATTAGATAAAGTCATTGCTACTGTGAATCAAGAACTGATTTTGCATTCTGATTTAGAAGCAGCATGCAAACAATTGGAGTCGCAAGGGAAGGTAGTGGATGCATCTGTCAAGCTGGGTCTATTGCGAGAGCTGGTTTTAAACAAGATTTTCTTATCAAAGGCTGCGTTATATGATGTTAAAGCGCCTAAAGCCCATATTCAAACGAAATGTGATGTTGAACTAGCCAGTTTGATACAGGAAGCAGGGTCTGAAGCAAAGCTTGTCCAGGCTTCCCATCAATCTATAAAGGCTATTAAGAAAGGTCTAAAGGAGCGATGCAAGGCAGAATGGTTGGCTTCATGGGTTTATCAGCACCTTACCCAACAGGTTGTGGTTACCCCAGCAGAAGTAGAGGCTTATTTTAATGCGTTGCCTTCCCATAGTCGTCCTTACTACCCTTCCTCTGTTGAGGTACGTCAATTGGTTGTCTATCCCAAGGTAGATGCAGCAAGACGAGAAGCAGTGAAAAATAAACTTTTGGATTTTAAGCAGTTGATCTTAACGGGTAAGGCTACCTTTTCTGACTTGGCTAAGGCGCATTCCGATGATCCCTATTCTGCTGCTAAAGGAGGTGAGATTGGCTGGGTCCCTTTGGGTGTATTGGCACCAGCTTATGAAGTAGCTGCCCTTTCGCTCAAGTGTGGGGAGATAAGTGATCCTATTGCTTCTGAATTTGGGCTCCATCTTATAGAACTTATAGCACGTAAAAAAGACCAATACAATACCCGACATATCTTGCAGATGCTGAAGCCAACAGAAGAAGAAATTAAGTTAGCTGAAGTTGAATTGCATAAAATTAGATCGAAAATAATTGCGGGCACTTTAACCTTTGAAGCAGCGGTAGCCCAATATTCAGAAGATAAGGAAACAGTGGCACAAGGAGGTCTGATTACTACCACTCATCAAGGGAGTGGCCTGTTGCCGGGTCTATTAACCCCTGTAGAATCCTTGTATCACGCAGTCTATTTTGTGATTGATGGGCTTGAAGTAGGTGGAGTAAGCAAGCCCCAGTATATCAAAAACCCCGATAAATATGCTTGGCGGTTGCTTTATCTCAAGCAAAGGGTAGCGCCTCATCCAATGAATCTTCAGCAGGATTATGAAAAGATTCACCACGATCTACTGCAACAGAAAAAAAAAGAGTCAGTTTATAAATGGTTGCAAACTGCTAAGTCGGAATTTGTGATTAGCTTTGCACCAGAATATCAGGAGGTGGAGCAGTTACTTGGATAG
- a CDS encoding ankyrin repeat domain-containing protein, with protein MNNTYKLPRHISHIASRYVIAAIIGSPFVTACNSSRCGINNENEPDEPMEMHASTNDVVKPVDEQPVDTSMAIASPSDAQHGNRAIHLAVFNNDLDEVQKLVAEDSGVLGEVNGYGNTLIHIIACLDYTKMMKWIIEWIQTHPDSRDLLNITNAHGHTPAHQAARKGHKDIYNLLVAAGANLTIKCNKHNMTPEEEYNHFGQSK; from the coding sequence ATGAATAATACATATAAGTTACCAAGACATATAAGCCATATTGCATCACGCTATGTAATAGCTGCAATCATAGGATCACCTTTTGTCACTGCTTGCAATAGTAGTAGATGTGGTATCAATAATGAAAATGAACCAGATGAACCAATGGAGATGCATGCATCTACTAATGATGTAGTAAAGCCAGTTGATGAGCAGCCGGTAGATACGTCTATGGCTATTGCATCACCTAGTGATGCGCAGCACGGAAATCGTGCCATACATTTAGCCGTATTCAATAATGATCTGGATGAGGTTCAGAAACTAGTAGCAGAAGATTCAGGCGTTTTGGGAGAAGTTAATGGATATGGAAATACCCTAATACATATAATAGCATGTCTAGACTATACAAAGATGATGAAATGGATCATTGAATGGATACAAACGCACCCAGACAGTAGGGATCTACTGAATATAACAAATGCACACGGGCATACCCCAGCACATCAGGCAGCACGTAAAGGCCATAAAGACATATATAATTTACTCGTAGCAGCCGGTGCAAACTTGACCATAAAGTGCAACAAGCATAACATGACCCCTGAAGAAGAATACAACCATTTTGGCCAATCTAAATAG